Proteins encoded in a region of the Phoenix dactylifera cultivar Barhee BC4 chromosome 3, palm_55x_up_171113_PBpolish2nd_filt_p, whole genome shotgun sequence genome:
- the LOC103701135 gene encoding uncharacterized protein LOC103701135 has product MRPGNTLLLLLAISSSLLPLASTASVLDLRPLPPRKPLPPVDPQVIPFCNKADHPKVCINSARYYTHEFPSIDATNMFNVMAYALKNRIRFVQEKAVAMSKSQKVSDAARVSINECVSLYSEALDSLSTAMVGFVTRDGGAFEAKLNSVISILKACDGAFKGNPNPLLKEDERLMKMTSNSIAMGKLSL; this is encoded by the coding sequence ATGAGGCCAGGAaacaccctcctcctcctccttgccatctcttcttcccttcttcccctTGCCTCCACCGCCAGCGTCCTCGATCTCCGCCCCCTTCCCCCTCGCAAGCCTCTTCCCCCTGTCGACCCACAAGTCATCCCCTTCTGCAACAAGGCCGACCACCCCAAAGTATGCATCAACTCCGCCCGCTACTACACCCATGAGTTCCCGTCCATCGACGCCACCAACATGTTCAACGTCATGGCCTACGCGCTTAAAAACCGCATCAGATTCGTCCAAGAGAAGGCCGTCGCCATGTCCAAAAGCCAGAAGGTTAGCGACGCGGCGCGGGTCAGCATCAACGAGTGCGTCAGTTTGTATAGCGAAGCTCTCGATAGCTTGAGCACAGCGATGGTGGGATTCGTGACACGCGACGGGGGGGCGTTCGAGGCCAAGCTCAACTCGGTGATCTCGATACTCAAGGCTTGCGACGGAGCCTTCAAAGGGAATCCCAACCCGCTGTTGAAGGAGGATGAGCGGCTGATGAAGATGACGAGCAACAGCATCGCCATGGGCAAATTGTCCTTATAA
- the LOC103700983 gene encoding proline-rich receptor-like protein kinase PERK15 has protein sequence MRSFGGVFRIYRCRGLLKSLSRISVLNYLLIVLYLELIAEAKLSSHKKEVTVVAPAASPLGGWNPVHSRIAPAKLEISLPASLPMVDKRHRKHSSSQFFPSPVLASAPPPDHGSLTTKDHPLLNSSCLSDPSVQHNEHPALGLALVPSPVGDSAPGHSSSSSVPSGPAEPPSSHSGCCGPNRVQRRGTRDCHCVYPVKVELFLLNVSLSSNWSNEFLEELALQLNLQATQFETDNFYVVGASGLNITMNIAPLTGISFSKDEVDAMNSSLALHRVRISPALVGNYKLLNLTWFRPLAPSPAPALTVSPGASPPARSYWPRPNSDTGDEKHSSLIIVIGICVGVVIIVFISVLIICSCMSGKGRKRIPVKETARPRTADAVSLEGSLPHPTSTRFLTYEELKEATNNFEPASVLGEGGFGRVFKGALSDGTAVAIKKLSTGGHQGDKEFLVEVEMLSRLHHRNLVKLVGYYSSRDSSQNLLCYELVPNGSLESWLHGPLGASCPLDWDTRMKIALDAARGLAYLHEDSQPCVIHRDFKASNILLENNFHAKVSDFGLAKQAPEGRTNYLSTRVMGTFGYVAPEYAMTGHLLVKSDVYSYGVVLLELLTGRKPVDMSQPSGQENLVTWARPILRDKDRLEELADPRLAGKYPKDDFVRVCTIAAACVAPEADQRPTMGEVVQSLKMVQRVTEYQDTMPTPSARPNIRQSSTTYESDGTSSMFSSGPFSGLSLFDNDNISRTAVFSEDLHEGR, from the exons ATGAGGAGTTTCGGGGGTGTGTTCCGGATTTATCGGTGTAGAG GGTTGCTGAAAAGCCTCTCAAGAATTTCAGTGCTGAATTACTTGTTGATTGTATTGTATTTGGAACTCATTGCTGAGGCAAAACTGAGCAGCCATAAAAAAGAAGTAACAGTGGTAGCTCCAGCTGCTTCTCCGTTAGGTGGATGGAATCCAGTTCATTCCAGGATTGCACCCGCCAAGCTCGAAATCTCTTTGCCAGCAAGTCTTCCTATGGTTGATAAAAGACACAGGAAGCATTCTTCATCACAATTTTTTCCCTCACCAGTGCTGGCCTCGGCTCCTCCTCCAGATCATGGCTCACTAACAACTAAGGATCACCCCTTATTGAATTCATCATGCCTATCAGATCCTTCAGTGCAACACAACGAGCATCCTGCACTGGGATTGGCCCTTGTACCTTCACCTGTTGGGGATTCTGCTCCTGGACATTCCAGTTCTAGCTCAGTTCCTTCTGGTCCGGCAGAACCTCCATCTTCTCACTCTG GATGTTGTGGACCGAACAGGGTGCAAAGACGAGGTACCCGAGATTGTCATTGTGTGtacccagtaaaagttgagttgTTTCTCCTGAATGTTTCTCTGAGTTCAAATTGGagtaatgaatttcttgaagaaCTGGCGTTGCAGCTCAATTTGCAAGCTACTCAATTTGAGACTGATAACTTCTATGTTGTTGGTGCATCGGGGCTAAATATCACAATGAATATAGCCCCACTTACTGGGATAAGTTTCTCCAAGGATGAAGTTGATGCAATGAATTCTTCGCTTGCCTTGCATAGGGTTCGTATTAGCCCTGCACTGGTTGGAAACTACAAGCTTCTTAATTTAACTTGGTTCAGGCCACTTGCTCCTTCTCCTG CTCCAGCACTGACTGTGTCACCTGGTGCTTCACCACCTGCAAGGTCCTATTGGCCTAGGCCAAATAGTGATACTGGAGATGAGAAACATTCAAGTCTAATTATAGTGATTGGAATATGTGTTGGTGTTGTGATCATTGTTTTCATAAGTGTGCTTATAATCTGTTCATGCATGTCTGGCAAAGGGAGGAAAAGGATACCAGTCAAAGAAACAG CGAGGCCAAGAACTGCAGACGCTGTTTCTTTAGAAGGGTCTCTTCCACATCCCACCAGCACACGATTCCTCAcatatgaagagctcaaagaagCAACGAATAACTTTGAGCCTGCAAGTGTGCTTGGAGAGGGTGGATTCGGCCGTGTCTTCAAGGGTGCTTTAAGTGATGGCACTGCTGTTGCCATCAAAAAGCTTAGCACTGGAGGACACCAGGGAGATAAAGAATTCTTGGTTGAGGTGGAGATGCTGAGCAGGCTGCATCACCGAAATCTTGTGAAACTAGTTGGTTACTACAGCAGCCGGGACTCGTCGCAGAATCTTCTCTGTTATGAACTTGTTCCAAATGGAAGCTTGGAGTCCTGGCTTCATG GTCCCTTGGGAGCTAGCTGCCCTTTGGATTGGGACACTAGAATGAAAATTGCTCTTGATGCTGCTAGAGGGTTAGCCTACCTTCATGAGGACTCCCAACCCTGTGTGATCCACAGAGATTTCAAAGCATCGAATATATTGCTTGAGAACAATTTTCATGCCAAGGTCTCTGATTTTGGTCTTGCCAAACAGGCACCTGAAGGTCGGACAAATTATCTTTCAACTCGTGTGATGGGAACATTTGG GTATGTAGCACCAGAATATGCCATGACAGGACATCTTTTGGTAAAGAGCGATGTATACAGTTATGGAGTAGTTCTACTTGAACTGCTGACAGGGAGGAAGCCTGTAGATATGTCGCAACCATCTGGCCAGGAAAACCTCGTAACTTGG GCTCGGCCAATTCTTCGAGACAAGGATAGGTTAGAAGAGCTTGCGGATCCAAGGCTTGCAGGTAAGTATCCAAAGGATGACTTCGTGCGAGTGTGCACAATTGCAGCAGCCTGTGTTGCACCTGAGGCGGACCAGAGGCCTACAATGGGTGAAGTGGTTCAGTCCCTTAAAATGGTGCAGCGTGTCACAGAGTATCAGGATACCATGCCAACTCCATCTGCCCGCCCCAATATCAGGCAGTCTTCGACGACCTACGAGTCCGATGGCACTTCCTCCATGTTCTCTTCTGGACCTTTCTCAGGTCTAAGCCTTTTTGACAATGACAACATCTCCAGAACAGCAGTGTTCTCGGAAGATCTTCATGAAGGCCGCTGA